A stretch of DNA from Xiphophorus maculatus strain JP 163 A chromosome 8, X_maculatus-5.0-male, whole genome shotgun sequence:
GGATGGGCAGATGGACAAACAGGAGGACAAATGGACTGTACAAATATACGGATGGACAGACTGAcaattggatggatggatggatggatggatggatggatggatggatggatggatggatggatggatggatggatggacatagGGCttaaacgattaatcagattaatcgtgattaatcgattgttaaaataattgtcaaataatttagtaatcaattatttattaactagcgtatacagactcaaagaaAAGGTCATTTGCagaaacaacatattcagagtagtaattaagccaaaactgtacaagaaatatgtacattttccatttaatgtACCGTATATAAATGGAAAACTAGGTATTTGTGTAGGAAACAGATTTTTAGAGTAGCATGACTCGTCACACCACATCACTTCACACAATGGAAAGCTGCAAAGCAAAGTAGTTATGCATCAAGTTCACAAAGATAGGCATCTTGAAACATCACAATCACGGTTCCATCAAATGTCGTTCAATTTAAACCAGCTGAATGGCTGCAAGGCTCCCTTTGCCCTGCTGTGTGCTTCCCTGCTGTTCTACACCCCACTCCAGCCCATTCATCCCTCTGACAAACATGCATAGACTATAATGTGCACAGggactcacacaaacacaaacagcaaaaccCACTTCAGCCTCACTGTTTGCATGAGaagaggaatgttgagcatgtAGCTTCTTTACGGTCTTGGCTGAAGTGCGAATGACAGAGCTGGAGGCACCCTCATTCATTACAACATAATAACCCTATCACCACATTGAATTACACCGACAACCATCAAGTGCATGAACTCGTTCACCTCTGGGAAGatgaagtcttttttttgtttagttcacTGTAATCAGACTCAGCATTAATTTATTCCAACTATTGTgaaacatctgcagaaatatCTACCAAGGTAAGATCAACAGGCAGCTCTGGCTGAATGTTGTCAACCAGCTGCCAAAGTTTTAGAAACACCAAGATCAAGTATCTAATTGAGGCATTTGATGTTACTACAGCCACTAGAAGGGCTTCAGTGTGACTTGGAAGTCTTGCAAATGGCTCAAATCCACTGGACGAATGCCACAACATTCTTCAACAAGTACTTCTCTTCTTTTGTGTATTGTCAAAGGTGCTAGAACGCAATCTAGCAAATGAATAGAATGGCAGCATTTGGAAATTAGCATGCCCATTAAAGTATTGTTGATATGTCAGTTGTCCACTTAAAGCTGACCTACTAGAAGCTCAAGTGGATTTAAATCTCTTATAAATCTACAATGACATGTCCATTTGAAAGAGGGTTGTCATTTGATTGAACTGTATCAATTAGGGCTAAGCTGGATTTGAATGGAACAGGTAAATTTTTCTCTACTGCATTGAGCaaccattattattttttatacatcaGGATTATCGCATGTTAGCATTACTAACACTGCTGAGTCATTCCAATGTTATACAGTATATTTCTTGTAAGAGGGGGGATACACAAGTCACTGTTACGAAAAGATAAACTgacattaaaactaaaaatgtttaaactccCCCATCCTCTCTGAAATAAATAGTACTCTATAGCCCACAtatcaaacataaaattaatttatctaaAACTTAAATGTATGGTACATAAAAGTACTAATTTCCCTTGATTTGGATTTAGGAAACTTGTGGAGTTTATTTAATATCTGGCGGTTCCTGTGGGTGTCATTTTGaatgaaattatgtttaataataaaggTACAGAAGAAACGCACAATTGACTTGGCATAAAATGCTACAATATTACCTTAGAGAATGCACATATGTACTTTTCACAGTCCACTGTTGCCCTGTTACCAGAAACCACGTTCCTGCTCAAAAACTAGAATGTGGGACTTGAACCCTTTATGTGTCATTACCAACCAatgctggttttatttagtGTGGATTGTTTTAGGCAGTAGCTTTTCCTTTGTGGAACTTAAAAAGGGATAGAGAAATAACTAACATACTCTTTCAGTGAGAGATATGAGTGCAGGTCCTCCACAACTTAttgcagtttaaaataaactcaacttttctttttttttttttttaaatctttgtttacTTCAAGTATCACTTATGCTTTCAGTTATGTTTGTAGCCACTCTAAAACCTATTTCTATCCCAAATGTGTAAAACATGTCTGGACTTGCAAAACTACCATGTGCAACGAAACTGGGTTACTAACCCTTTTCTTCTAGAGAAGTAAGGCTCATTTCTGTGTTCAGGTTGATGTTCTGCTGTCACCCTGTAGAACGGAAGCACAGAGATCAGATTGCGAGGTTTCCACTATAACTATTTCAAATTGTCACAGTATATACATCTTACATCGAAATATGTTTACTGGTGAGTATATGCGTAAAATTCAAAGTTACCAagttaaagagagaaaatgtggaTTAGTCAATACAGATATGTATCATCGCAATATTCAACAATAACAttaaaactgcatgtttttctaatattgcacAGACTTAAATACATTAGTGATTTTGTAGGGCTAAATGCCTGGAAAGGACCCAGAACTGACCAGTATACTGGCGCTACAGCTGTCAGTCATTACACCAACAGACTTCAAGACTAATACACTTATATTAGTTATAAAACTATTAATAAATTTCAAACAGTaacaaaaacttattttatttagtacAATACTTTTCCTTGGACAACACAATTTAAGGAAACtatgtttgaatgtttctgttcaaACGTAGTTTGAACATAAACAGTTTTCTCCCATTAATATATCCTCAACTGTCACTTTTATATAATCTCAAGCTACACGAAACAGTGAGTCTGAACCTGGAGTGTTTATCCAGCAATGCCAAAATATCTTCAGGGACTTGTCGCATGTTCAGTATTtttgtgtgtgcgcgtgtgtgtatgtgagcgTGTATAAATCAAGCCTCAACAAAGGCATCAAAATGCGTGTTGCAATTTTAAGCAGctacatggaaaaaaagaaaaaactgtggGAACAGAAGCCTGAGAAAGGGCAAGATGCCAGCTGGCTCTAAAGTTTGATTTCAGGCTGGGGATGTTTTAAAAGCCTTAAGTCTGgttgtttctctctgtctgactgtcTGCAGGCCTTGGATGGCTTTTGGCAGCGAACTGTCTTTGCTGCACGGTAAGGGGAACTTTTGATGGGGAATAAAGACGAGTCTTTTTTTGCCTGCAACGCCACCTCGTGGTGAGGAAATCGTCCTACTATTTTCTGTAAGCAAGAATTAGCTTGTCTGTCACAGGTACTGTATGTCAGACACTGTGATTCTTCGTATTGGTTTCTAGGTTCTCCGGAAACAAAGGCATAAACCTTTACAAAGTCCGTTGTTTTTCAATTCGTTAACACACCTGTGTCGTTATAAGCTAGCTCAAAAGCCCGATAGCTAGGTTGACATGTTTTCAGTTCAacattcagttgttttaaacgTGTCAACCGGCTCAAAATGGTTTCATTCCGACAGTTTAGAAATTTCATTATTAAGCTAAATAGACTCACCACTGGCTAGTTTGCTCAGTTAATTAGAAATCGTCACGCAGACTGGCAAAGTGTGAGCCGTTGTGTTTCTCTAGCTCACTGGCGTCTGTAAGGTTCCAAGTTATCCCTGAGTTTAGTTTCGCAGGCAGCTTTTTCTCTTACacaattattcacattttggaGATTTTTCAAGTCCAACAGACCTTGAATGTTattaactttaaataatttttttaaagaatagtATGGTCCAAGCCCATGCatgttttaatactttaaaacgACAGTTTTACcgaaacattttcacacacatGCCTGTGAGTCTAAATAAGGGTAAAAAATTTTTTGCTACCCTAGGTTTACAGTGACTCTACCTCCCACTTCTGGTGGAACATTGTAAATGCAGGCAAACGAAAATCAATTCTGGGTAATATTGTATATTCATCCTTAACAAgccaaaaataaacttgttctctgagaaaaataattacaatacaaatgaatatgtaaaatctaattgttttagttatttttaaaatagaaaatcagTAGATTTGGACAGTAGATTCTGGACAAAGCGGTCCAGTTTGTTTTCCCTTATTCTTATTTCTGATTCATTTAATCTTTCTATTGATGGTCATAATTCTTCAATTTCAACATTACTTTACAACTTTGCTTCACTCACTATCCCGGGTTTGTATGTGTTAGCAGTTTACAACTAATGTTTTAGTTAAAGCTGACACGTCTGGACCACTAGATgaatatgtttcttttgttccCAGGTATATTTAAggtaaattatttgttttcctttatacTCACCATTGTTTGTCCCTTGTAAATTCTGCAGCATGGGCAGATGCATGGGAGGGGGCGGCCAAGTATCTCCTGCTTAAATAGCTGGATGATGTCACTGATTGCATAGTGGTATTGGGGTATTCTTTTGTGTGatacattgtttgttttttctttaaagtaaccTTTTGAGTTGTCCTGTATTACATGGTTTATTTTGCAGACTTTTAAATTATGTagatgagtttgtaaattaaattaataatcttattcttgtttctctgtttagagcacaggtgtcaaactccagtcctcgagggccgctgtcctgcagtttttagatgtgccacaggtacaaaacgctggaatgaaatgacttaattacctcctccttgtgtagataagttctccagagccttgctaatgacttaattattctattcaggtgtggtgcagcagaggcacatctaaaagttgcaggacacctgCCCTTGAGGActcgagtttgacacccctggtttagagtTTGCTGTTCGGTTTGACCTGTTTCATTGTGGTTTAGTCCATTGAAGTGCATGTGTGTTGCCAATACAATGTAAGAACAGTGAAATGTCAGAAGCTCAGAATGGATGTCAGAGCCAAAATTGGAATAAAATTCATCAGGAGAATCTGGAACTGGTGGctgatgctgtttttctttctctttttttaatgggGAATGGGGGGttgttttttcaccttttttacCCTTTAACCACACTACTACACATTGAGACTAGACATTTTATTAAGTTAAAATCTAAACttagaactaaaataaaaaactaaaacaaaccaaTTTTGGTCTAAAAGTTCTTGAAAAGTTTCAACATTTTGCAACGTCATGATTAACAGTACCAAGTACAAAGTGTGAATACTAACTTGAAACAATATAGGTTTTTTTCATAGTTTCGCTAATTGCACATAATGAAAGAGAGAACCACTAAATTCCACGAAGCGACAATTTAAATTGCCCTTGACCTAAAGGAAAAGTTTGCTAGAAATAAATAGAATCCTGGAGAAACCTCTGACTATGTCACGTGGTACACAGTCACGTGGGACATAGTCACTACGTACCCAATACGTCATGTCCCAAAACAGCTGCAGCCTGCTTTAGTTAGAGCAAcggttgttgttattgtttgtaGCGCCGACATACTGCTATCCCGAATCATATTTCCACTTTTCCTCCCTTGGCTTTTCAGGTCGCTATTTATATCTCATATAGCCGTGGCTGACAGCTGAGCATAAAGAGGCAAAACTGTGTGAGATTCCTCAAACATAGCTAGCATAGGCTAGCACTTTCCAACGGGCACGGTCCTCTTGAGAGTTGCTTTTGCGGTTATGGCGTGGACGGGACACGGAGCTCCGTTTCATACAAACGATAAGCAGAATGGCGACCCAAATTCGCCAGCGAGGACTTTAACTGGTGTCCATCCCAGCCACCAGGTAATGAACTTTTAATGCTAATTATTAGCTGATGTGTTAGCATTCAACTTAATTTCCCACAAGCTAACATTCTTTCAGAGTAATTAGTAATTAAGCACTAATTTTACACTAAGAAGTAGGTTTTTGGGTAAGGCCTGTTTTTGTGACGTTTAGTGGTCTGAATTATTTCAGAAAGAGTTTACAGCACTTAACATAGCTTATTTGCTGTGCTATAGGAGTAGCTAAACTAAATCAAAGACAGCGTTGTCTAAAAAAAACGTGGGCTGTACTTCACTTTGATATTTCTCTAAAAGTTCACATGACAATAGAAAACGTGACAAGCGGACGAAATACATGATTAGTGAAATCAAATTTCACAAACTTCTCCATCTCTGATCCATCCACATCCCAAATCATGAGCACACCTCTGTGGTATGACAGCTGCAGTCTCTAATAAAAAAAGCTCTGTTATGTTTGGTGGCATAAAGTGATTAAAACAATCCAAAGGCTTACTTCAGTGCTAAATATTAGTGACACAACAGagctcttatttattttttgctcttttattcTATATTTGTATCCATCTCACTTTTCTCTGTTCTGCATATAGAGGTGCCCGTTATTAGAGATGCACGAACAAATCGCCCAAAGGTTGGAATTAGATCTGGATCAGCGATTGGCTAGTTGAACTCTGACTTTTCTCCCCAACTATTTGTTAAAGGcatcaaagctaaaaaaaaaacaccaccaaTTTGGGTTTTCTAACACATTAACTAAGAGCTTATATGTTGATTAACTTATTTAATATCTATTAAAGTTTGGGAAGTTATACTTTGATACGTAAATGGAGATATCTGTataataatctttattttgGATTGATAATTACTACCACTCATAGAACCTGAACTGAaccactttttttattctgttatttgtGAAAGTTGTTactaaaaaacacagaactaTAATAAAATTCAGCCGGAAAAATCCTGATCATTGCAAAGAAAGGtgtagctttctttttttaactttcagtgAAATAAGGCAATATAGAATATTACAAGTTAGGGCTTAAGATGCACCTTTTCTCTACGAACTTCATGAAAGATTAGTTGCTGCATCTGCTTAGGAACTCTCTTGAAGTAGAATAAAATGTAAGTTCTCCCATGTTGACATTTCTCTAGTCACCGTCGTCCCACCTTTGTGATTGCCCCATGGCGTCACTCTGCCAGAGCCAGCAGCGCTGTGTGAAAGCCTCCATCGTTTCCAGCTGGCGGCTGGCTGAAGCGCAGGATCAGATGTGCTCTTTGGGGGTCCACAGCTCTGAGTCCATGGAACAGGAGCGAGCGCGGACCCTCGTCTGCCCGACTGAACTCACAAACACAGAGGAGGAGTGGCGTCGCAAGGAGAGCATGCTGGCAGGCCCAGAGCCCAGTCGCAGTCCTGTCCTCGGTGCCACTGGAAGTTGGGACGTTTTTGATAAGGTGtatcataaagaaaaaaaatgtcatactgttggaaaaataattaatttctcctgtctgctttttttaatgtgttgttataatcattgttttttattgcttttagagTATTATTAATTTGCACCATCAACCTGTGGAAATGGATCAGGACACCTGCAAAACATTTCTCCAGAAATATGAACAAGAGCTCAGGCATTTTGGTAAGTGAGGCACTCACTACTAAACTTTTAGTTTTGAAGTGAAGGATACATCCCTTTCTTTTTACTTGTTCAGGCTAATCAAAGTTCCAGATAAAGCcagttttttctaaatttgctattttccttttctgcatattaaaaatgtctaGACTATCTAATTTTccaaatttgtgttttcagtctTCAAGTTTTGATAAAACATGACTTTCCTGTCTCAGGTATGTTACGGAGATGGGACGACAGCCAGCGATTCCTTTCACACATGCCGCAGCTCATCTGTGAGGAAACAGCAAATTTCTTAGTCCTGTGGTGCATTCGACTACAGCAAGAAGGGGTAATATGATGAAGGTGTTATTTTgacatcacagaaaaaaaaactcagaaaacttCAAAAGTCCTGCAGAACTCATTTAGGCTGATGTTCATGATTCAACAGTTATAAAGAGACTAAGCAAAAAGATGCTAAGGTGATCCTTTGCTTTACACAACAGGGTCTTCAGGTCCTCTCTTATAACCATTTGAAACTTCCCTGAGATTTTCATCATTGTAGTTTCCAAACAAGAGGCACTgcatactgaaataaaaacatttgttgacGTTGTTTACAGTTCAGGAGGTCAAACGTGTATTAAACATAGCCCTCTTAATGCTAATTCTGTGTTTGGTCTTGCAGAAAGAAGCACTGATGGAGCAGGTGGCGCACCAAGCCGTGGTTATGCAGTTTATCTTAGAAATGGCCTCAAATTCTCAACAAGACCCTCGTGGCTGCTTCAGGCAATTCTTCCACAAAGCGAAAGTAAGCCACAGACAGTTTATATATTGTATAATGTATCTATATCTGCTATCTTTATACTGCAACTATGACCCGAGGctttataaacaaatattttacatgttgctTTGCAGGAGGGACAGGACGTCTACCTTGAAGTCTTCCGAGCAGAACTTGACGCCTTCAAACAAAGAGTTGAAGAATATGCAGCGAAATGTAGAAATGACGCTTTGAACGTTGATCATCAGGGCTTCGACACAAACTGTAGACCTAACACCAAAGTAACAACAGACTTTATATCACAGGTGAGCATTGCTGCGTTCTCAGGCGTCACTAAATCTTGTGACTTCTTGTGGTTACCCTGTTCAACTGATAGATGGCACTAAAAAGCAGTTGTTTTAAAGTCGGTACAAGTATTGCCAAAAAATTGCcaaggtaaaaaatatatttttagaatatttgtTAT
This window harbors:
- the cdc37l1 gene encoding hsp90 co-chaperone Cdc37-like 1, producing the protein MAWTGHGAPFHTNDKQNGDPNSPARTLTGVHPSHQSPSSHLCDCPMASLCQSQQRCVKASIVSSWRLAEAQDQMCSLGVHSSESMEQERARTLVCPTELTNTEEEWRRKESMLAGPEPSRSPVLGATGSWDVFDKSIINLHHQPVEMDQDTCKTFLQKYEQELRHFGMLRRWDDSQRFLSHMPQLICEETANFLVLWCIRLQQEGKEALMEQVAHQAVVMQFILEMASNSQQDPRGCFRQFFHKAKEGQDVYLEVFRAELDAFKQRVEEYAAKCRNDALNVDHQGFDTNCRPNTKVTTDFISQEDPEFKMKHCLEAGLWTNTGKWTKDDTTETEDIRMMEI